Proteins from a genomic interval of Bradyrhizobium sp. CCGB01:
- a CDS encoding NAD(P)-dependent oxidoreductase produces MPRVAFIGLGRMGHGMAGRYLDAGFTVTLWNRSKAKAEDLIARGAHWATSPEDAAIDADAVVTMVADDEASRAVWLGPKGAAKTAKAGTIAIECSTVSYDHAREMGRELNARGLIYIDCPVTGLPDAAASGKLTLLAGADAADLERARPYLTPIGSTIRHFGAVGSGTVYKLINNLMGAIQIAGLAEGLAIAEQAGLDMNLVLESIQAGVAASPQVQRHSKRMVARDFSGATFTAALRHKDAAYAVKLAESLLADKPLVSRAAVESYAQAKAAMPDDDEGKMIELVSRPKKPL; encoded by the coding sequence ATGCCCCGTGTCGCCTTCATCGGATTGGGGCGGATGGGTCACGGCATGGCCGGCCGCTATCTCGATGCCGGCTTCACGGTGACGCTGTGGAATCGAAGCAAGGCGAAGGCCGAAGACCTCATCGCGCGCGGCGCGCATTGGGCGACTTCGCCAGAGGATGCCGCGATCGACGCCGACGCTGTCGTGACCATGGTTGCCGATGACGAGGCTTCGCGCGCGGTCTGGCTCGGTCCCAAGGGCGCGGCCAAGACAGCGAAGGCCGGCACCATCGCGATCGAATGCTCCACCGTCTCCTATGACCATGCGCGCGAGATGGGCCGCGAGCTCAATGCGCGCGGGCTCATCTACATCGATTGCCCCGTGACGGGATTGCCGGATGCGGCAGCGAGCGGAAAGCTGACGCTGCTCGCCGGCGCCGACGCGGCCGATCTCGAACGGGCGCGTCCTTATCTCACGCCGATCGGCTCGACCATCCGTCATTTCGGCGCGGTCGGCTCCGGTACCGTCTACAAGCTCATCAACAATCTGATGGGCGCGATCCAGATCGCCGGGCTCGCCGAGGGCCTCGCCATCGCCGAGCAGGCCGGGCTCGACATGAACCTCGTGCTGGAATCGATCCAGGCGGGCGTTGCCGCAAGCCCGCAGGTGCAGCGTCACTCCAAGCGCATGGTCGCTCGCGATTTCAGCGGCGCGACGTTCACGGCGGCGCTGCGGCACAAGGATGCCGCGTACGCCGTGAAGCTGGCCGAGAGCCTGCTCGCCGACAAGCCGCTGGTCTCGCGTGCCGCGGTCGAGTCCTACGCCCAAGCCAAGGCCGCGATGCCTGATGACGATGAAGGCAAGATGATCGAGCTGGTGTCGCGGCCGAAGAAGCCGCTTTAG